A genomic stretch from Oceanispirochaeta sp. includes:
- a CDS encoding FadR/GntR family transcriptional regulator — MNQGSLKIINTDKIHTQIYEQLRKLLLEGHWKAGEKIPSENELCRLMGVSRISVRTAIKSLIAQGFLVSRQGEGTFVVDVSIDLNMNVLIPIIGLDDKNILEVLEYRKIIEVGIIPLFFKNLSDAGIQALRENVEELESTPENEIKRVTQLDLGFHRLICQISGNSLIIKVSQILNELFRKSMEEAVINLGNLTGRKYHRRIFEAILSGNQEKTKEILLEHIQETQDSIEHLHIKDLE; from the coding sequence TTGAATCAGGGGTCTTTAAAAATTATCAATACAGATAAAATTCATACTCAAATTTATGAACAGCTCAGAAAGCTCCTTCTGGAAGGACATTGGAAAGCTGGTGAGAAAATTCCATCAGAAAATGAATTGTGCCGTTTGATGGGTGTCAGCCGGATATCTGTGCGGACAGCCATAAAATCCCTGATCGCCCAGGGATTCCTTGTTTCCCGGCAGGGAGAAGGAACCTTTGTTGTTGATGTTTCAATAGACTTGAATATGAATGTCCTTATTCCTATTATCGGTCTTGATGATAAAAATATCCTTGAGGTATTAGAATATAGAAAGATCATTGAAGTGGGTATAATTCCTTTATTTTTTAAGAACCTAAGCGATGCCGGCATACAAGCCTTGAGGGAGAATGTAGAAGAGCTGGAAAGTACTCCCGAAAATGAAATTAAAAGAGTAACCCAGCTTGATCTTGGTTTTCATCGCCTCATATGTCAGATATCAGGAAATTCACTCATTATAAAGGTCAGTCAAATACTGAATGAGTTATTCAGAAAATCTATGGAAGAAGCCGTCATCAATCTCGGAAACCTGACAGGCAGAAAATATCATCGAAGGATATTTGAGGCCATCCTTTCCGGAAATCAGGAAAAAACAAAAGAAATACTCTTGGAGCATATCCAGGAAACACAGGACAGTATTGAACATCTCCACATTAAGGACCTCGAATAG
- a CDS encoding SDR family NAD(P)-dependent oxidoreductase codes for MKLMNKTALITGGAQGIGLSIAETFCREGAVVYIGDMNEEQGMKTAGELTAQGYKVHFLLLNVSDEASWKNGIARIQKESGGLDILVNNAGINIRKNIEEMSAEELDKMYSVNIKGPFLGTKYVIPLFKAGNGGSIINMSSVCGLIGHKFTPEAYTTTKGAVTLLTKSVASRYGQFNIRCNSIHPSTADTPLVQEMLKDPERKKERLGEVPLGRMAGLNDIAEAALYLASDEAGFINGIALPVDGGVTAC; via the coding sequence ATGAAACTGATGAACAAAACAGCCTTGATAACCGGTGGAGCCCAGGGTATAGGACTCTCAATCGCCGAGACATTCTGCAGAGAGGGAGCCGTTGTTTATATTGGTGATATGAATGAAGAACAGGGAATGAAAACTGCCGGAGAACTCACAGCACAGGGATATAAGGTTCACTTTCTTCTACTGAATGTCAGCGATGAGGCCAGCTGGAAAAATGGGATAGCAAGAATTCAGAAGGAATCAGGAGGCCTTGATATTCTGGTCAATAATGCCGGAATCAATATACGAAAGAATATTGAAGAAATGAGCGCGGAAGAACTTGATAAGATGTACAGCGTTAATATCAAAGGTCCTTTCCTGGGAACAAAATACGTCATACCTCTTTTCAAAGCAGGCAATGGAGGAAGTATCATCAATATGTCTTCTGTCTGCGGTCTGATTGGGCATAAATTTACTCCCGAAGCATATACAACAACCAAAGGGGCAGTCACCCTGCTGACAAAGTCCGTTGCCTCCCGTTATGGGCAGTTCAACATACGCTGTAATTCTATTCATCCCAGTACTGCAGATACACCTCTGGTCCAGGAAATGCTTAAAGATCCGGAGCGCAAAAAAGAACGTCTGGGAGAAGTACCTCTGGGAAGAATGGCAGGACTCAATGATATAGCAGAAGCGGCGTTATACCTTGCTTCAGACGAAGCCGGGTTCATCAATGGTATTGCCCTTCCTGTCGACGGCGGTGTGACTGCCTGCTGA